Within the Astyanax mexicanus isolate ESR-SI-001 chromosome 9, AstMex3_surface, whole genome shotgun sequence genome, the region tgtttaccatatttttatagttttaccatgtttaccatattttttaccatgtttttatagttttaccatgtttaccatatttttatagttttaccatgtttaccatatttttttaccatgtttttatagttttaccatgtttactatatttttaccatgtttttatagttttaccatgttttgacatgtttaccatgtttttaccatgtttttatagttttaccatgtttaccatattttttaccatgtttaccatgtttttatagttttaccatgtttaccacattttttaccatgtttttatagttttaccatgtttaccacattttttaccatgtttttatagttttaccatgtttgccatatttttttaacatattttttaccatgtttaccatgtttttatagttttaccatgtttaccatattttttaccatgtttaccatgtttttatagttttaccatgtttaccatattttttaccatgtttttatagttttaccatgttttgacatgtttaccatgtttttaccatgtttaccatgtttttatagttttaccatgtttgccatatttttttaccatgttttttaccatgtttaccatgtttttatagttttactatgttttgacatgtttaccatgtttttaccatgtttaccatgtttttatagttttaccatgtttaccatatttttttaccatgtttttatagttttaccatgtttaccatatttttatagttttaccatgtttaccatattttttaccatgtttttatagttttaccatgtttactatattttttaccatgtttttatagttttaccatgttttgacatgtttaccatgtttttatagttttaccatgtttaccatattttttaccatgtttaccatgtttttatagttttaccatgtttaccacatttttttaccatgtttttatagttttaccatgtttaccatattttttaccatgtttaccatgtttttatagttttaccatgtttaccacatttttttaccatgtttttatagttttaccatgtttgccatattttttaacatattttttaccatgtttaccatgtttttatagttttaccatgtttaccatattttttaccatgtttaccatgtttttatagttttaccatgtttaccatattttttaccatgtttttatagttttaccatggttttatagttttaccatattttaccatgtttaccatatttttttaccatgttttaccatattttttaccatgttttaacatgtttaccatgtttttatagtttaccatgttttatagttttagtggagttatgtgtcataactaagttttgggagtgagccacgccctcactcctcccacttccatccctatttaaaccgtcacttcctctctacctactcattgaacaaacctcgcacccacctcctccccatcttcctccttctttaattttattctcttctcatgtttctcttcatgagagggggggcttcggcttcacgctttacagcgaagctgccccgaactccatcccaaatactctgagttcgctccccctctttcttcttctctgcccaatcaagggcgtgggtcaatactagcaaaccatgttttaacatgtttaccattttttatagttttaccatgtttttaccatgtttttatagtttttaatatagttttacattttaccatgtttaccatattttttaccaagtttaccatttttatagttttaccatgtttttatcatgtttaccatatttttatagttttaccatgtttaccatattttttaccatgtttttatagttttaccatgtttaccatatttttaccatgtttttatagttttaccatgttttgacatgtttaccatgtttttatagttttaccatgtttaccatattttttactatgtttaccatgtttttatagttttaccatgtttaccacattttttaccatgtttttatagttttaccatgtttgccatattttttaccatattttttaccatgtttaccatgtttttatagttttaccatgtttaccatattttttaccatttttaccatgtttttatagttttaccatgtttaccatgtttttatagttttaccatgtttaccatctttttatagttttaccatgtttaccatgtttttatagttttaccatgtttaccatctttttatagttttaccatgtttaccatctttttatagttttaccatgtttaccatcttTTTatagtttaccatgttttatagttttaccatgttttaacatgtttaccattttttatagttttaccatgtttttaccatgtttttatagtttaccattttttatagttttaccatgtttttaccatgtttttatagtttaccattttttatagttttaccatgtttttaccatgtttttatagtttttaatatagttttacattttaccatgtttaccatattttttaccaagtttaccatttttatagttttaccatgtttttatcatgtttaccaGTTTTTATAGTTGtagcatgtttttaccatgtttttatagttttatagttttttttaatagtttttattgttatatttaatcttcttttattttacatCTAATCATTTTCAGATCACCACTCTAGTTTTAGAAAAAACACAATTACACTTGACTCTAAATTACAGACCTAAATGAAGCATGTTAGAGTAAAATATGAGTCCAGATTTGCTGTAGAGATAATCACAGTGGAGAATTTCAATGATTATAATGTCAGTGTATGtagttatataataaataaacagaggcCACACAAAGCAGTTTAAGTTTgaactgattttatactttatttattaagattttcaGACAGAGGTAAAACATTTCATAGCTAATTTTCTCTGTAAAACAGGAAGGTTTAGAGAAACTTCACTTCAGCTGCCATGAGGAGAACTGCCGTTCCCATGCTCTCCTGTGTTCCTGAAAGTTAGAAAGAGAGGAACATCCTTTCCACACAGTGAGATCTTAGGTGGCGGTCTCCTGCTGTTGAGATTTACCTGCTCaggctcctcccctttctctGCCTTATCCtctgtttctttaatttaatgtactgtaacattgttttaaattagttctGTGAATCTCAATAAGCATGTCTCTCtattatacagatttttttattagatAAACTATGCATTTAGTAAAAATTTAGCGATATGCACTTGATGAGTAACTCTGTCTGAGTaacacaatattaatattatttaagatTATCTATTTGAGTTTAAAAGCGACCATTAAAAACAGGCAACCATACTGGTCATAAAGGCGCTCTTATTATAGTAAAaaatttaaatcatatttaaatttaaaacataaatCTAAAATTATTCTGGCCAATGTTAATGGCTATtagttattataataatttattataaatacttAAATCTCCCCAAATTATTGACATTGATCAGGTCTAATATTCAGTTTAATAGAAATAAAGCTAAATAGCTAGATCCGGGTCCGAGCCCCTTTTGAGCAAGCCAGTGGCGACAgtagcaaggaaaaactccctcagatcaagaggaagaaaccttgagaggaaccaagactcaaaaggggaACCAGTCCTCCTCTGGTCGACACCGGATAGCAAAACAGATCACTAACtaatatctcatctcatctcattgtcaaccgctttatccgtgaagggtcgcgggggggggctggagcctatcccagcaggcatcgggcggaaggcaggatacaccctggacaggccgccaatccatcgcagggcagacagacacagacagacacacaaacacattcactcacacactcacacctaaggggcaatttcaatcaaattccaattagcctgaacgtgccggagaacccggaggaaacccacgcagacacggggagaacgtgcaaactccacacagaaagaccagggtcgccccagccgggaatcgaacccaggccgtcttgctgtgaggcggaagtgctacccactgcgccaccgtgccgccctactaactaatatataattaataaataaatatatagcccTTGTTTATCAACTGTCTTCAGTCCACCATCCGTTTCTCTTTCCAGTCTCCTGTAAAAACCTGATCCACCTATTTCTAGCTCACGTCTCGTCCTCAGGTCCACTTCTAGTCTCCAGTCTGTCTCTCTTGAGTCACATCATTGTCCTTCTTCCTATCCGTGTTACTGTCCCTGTCCTGATCTCGGTCCCTCCCAGTGTCAATCAATTCCTCATTTTCCATCACTGTCTTCCTCCTATTCCATGTGTCTGTCTTTCACAAGTCCTCCTTTCCTGCATCAGCAGTTCCTCTCCATCACCTACGCTGCCACCAAGCTGGAGCAGTGAAGGCTAGCATGTGCCGCCTCCAAAACACATGCAGCCAGACACTGCAGCTTTATGATCTGTCGCTCACAACGCTTCACTGATCAGCTGAATGTGTCTGGAAGTTTCCTGCCCTGCAGACCAACCAGTTCCTCCACGTCTTTCTAATGTCCCAAGCCTGGTCTGGTTCTGTCCAAGTGTCCTGCAAATGTGAGTTCATTCTGAACtacttataataattattattttagtaatatttgaTGGTGTAGTCTactttttttgttcttattttagttttaaatctGTTTAGTTTCTCTTTAATACTATGTTACACTGGTTGCCTTTATTCCTagcagtaataataattatttaatagtaTGACGTGTTTCCTAATAagtgttttaaaagtaaaatataaattaatgagCCGTCTCTTTCTTCAGGTCAGAAATGACCTTGGCGAAGACATGTGGCGAGATGTTGATCTCCAGCATGTTCCGGCTCATGCGCTGGGTGATGTTCAGTGTGCGCTTCCAAAATGTCCGCCTGTCCGTCTTCATGATGAAAGGCAGTGCTGGGTAGGAGATCTCATGACCGATGTACGCATACGATACATACAGGCAGGAGAGGAGCACCGCCCGCAGCTCCTCCACGCTGGCCATCTCCGCTGACACAGTGTCACGCAACACCATGTAGAGAAAGGCCACGGTGCCTGAGCAGATGAAGGGCTGCTGCTGATATCCGAGCACGGTCAGCGTCGTGTCCACGTTGAGGATCCAGAACGGGGGGACGGTGGGACGAAGACCCGTGAGGAGTCGACAGCGGCGGCACAAGTACTCTCCTACCAACCGCAGCAGCCGAGAGCAAAAGGTGTTCCTGACGACCGTCCAGTGAGTGAGAGGGACAGGTGTGGAGGTCTGTATCTTCCTCCTCTTCACTGGTGAATCTTCAGGAGCTGCAGGAGTTCCGGGTGTCAGCTGGGACCTGCTCCTCTTCATTCCctgtttcttcttctcctcttctccaTGGATGAGATGATGAACCTGCACCGATGAGCTGGccatgttgatgatgatgatcctGCTGGTGTAGAAGGTGTGTGGTGTACAAGGTGTGTGGAATGGAAAGTGTGTAGTGTagaaagtgtgtggtgtagaaagtgtgaggtgtagaaagtgtgtagtgtagaaagtgtgtggtgtagaaagtgtgaggtgtagaaagtgtgtggtgtagaaagtgtgtggtgtagaaagtgtgtggtgtagaaagtgtgtggtgtagaaagtgtgtggtgtagaaagtgtgtggtgtagaaagtgtgtggtgtagaaagtgtgaggtgtagaaagtgtg harbors:
- the LOC107196896 gene encoding cyclin-dependent kinase 5 activator 1-like; this encodes MASSSVQVHHLIHGEEEKKKQGMKRSRSQLTPGTPAAPEDSPVKRRKIQTSTPVPLTHWTVVRNTFCSRLLRLVGEYLCRRCRLLTGLRPTVPPFWILNVDTTLTVLGYQQQPFICSGTVAFLYMVLRDTVSAEMASVEELRAVLLSCLYVSYAYIGHEISYPALPFIMKTDRRTFWKRTLNITQRMSRNMLEINISPHVFAKVISDLKKETAH